In Myotis daubentonii chromosome 6, mMyoDau2.1, whole genome shotgun sequence, a genomic segment contains:
- the GUCA1B gene encoding guanylyl cyclase-activating protein 2 isoform X5, translating into MGQQFSWEEAEAAGEMDVAELQEWYKKFVVECPSGTLFMHEFKRFFKVTGNEEATQYVEGMFRAFDKNGQDNTIDFLEYVAALNLVLRGTLEHKLKWTFKIYDKDRNGCIDRPELLDIVEAIYKLKKACRGEREAGQQGQLLTPEEVVDRIFLLVDTNGDGPSLPPLSQVSCL; encoded by the exons ATGGGGCAGCAGTTCAGCtgggaggaggcggaggcggcgggcGAGATGGACGTGGCGGAGCTCCAGGAGTGGTACAAGAAGTTCGTGGTGGAGTGCCCCAGCGGCACGCTCTTCATGCACGAGTTCAAGCGCTTCTTCAAGGTCACGGGCAATGAGGAGGCCACCCAGTATGTAGAGGGCATGTTTCGAGCCTTCGACAAGAACGGG CAGGACAACACCATCGACTTCCTGGAGTACGTGGCAGCCCTGAACCTGGTGCTGAGGGGCACCCTGGAGCACAAGCTGAAGTGGACCTTCAAGATCTATGACAAGGACCGCAACGGCTGCATCGACCGCCCGGAGCTGCTCGACATTGTAGAG GCGATTTACAAGCTGAAGAAAGCCTGCAGGGGGGAGCGGGAAGCCGGGCAGCAAGGCCAGCTGCTCACGCCCGAGGAGGTCGTGGACCGGATCTTCCTCCTGGTGGATACGAACGGAGacg GCCCATCTCTCCCGCCCCTCTCTCAGGTCAGCTGTCTCTGA
- the GUCA1B gene encoding guanylyl cyclase-activating protein 2 isoform X3, producing MGQQFSWEEAEAAGEMDVAELQEWYKKFVVECPSGTLFMHEFKRFFKVTGNEEATQYVEGMFRAFDKNGQDNTIDFLEYVAALNLVLRGTLEHKLKWTFKIYDKDRNGCIDRPELLDIVEAIYKLKKACRGEREAGQQGQLLTPEEVVDRIFLLVDTNGDGQLSLNEFIEGARRDQWVMKMLQMDVNPGGWISQQRRRSAMF from the exons ATGGGGCAGCAGTTCAGCtgggaggaggcggaggcggcgggcGAGATGGACGTGGCGGAGCTCCAGGAGTGGTACAAGAAGTTCGTGGTGGAGTGCCCCAGCGGCACGCTCTTCATGCACGAGTTCAAGCGCTTCTTCAAGGTCACGGGCAATGAGGAGGCCACCCAGTATGTAGAGGGCATGTTTCGAGCCTTCGACAAGAACGGG CAGGACAACACCATCGACTTCCTGGAGTACGTGGCAGCCCTGAACCTGGTGCTGAGGGGCACCCTGGAGCACAAGCTGAAGTGGACCTTCAAGATCTATGACAAGGACCGCAACGGCTGCATCGACCGCCCGGAGCTGCTCGACATTGTAGAG GCGATTTACAAGCTGAAGAAAGCCTGCAGGGGGGAGCGGGAAGCCGGGCAGCAAGGCCAGCTGCTCACGCCCGAGGAGGTCGTGGACCGGATCTTCCTCCTGGTGGATACGAACGGAGacg GTCAGCTGTCTCTGAATGAGTTCATCGAAGGTGCCCGCCGGGACCAGTGGGTGATGAAGATGCTGCAGATGGACGTGAACCCCGGCGGCTGGATCTCCCAGCAGAGGCGGAGAAGTGCCATGTTCTGA
- the GUCA1B gene encoding guanylyl cyclase-activating protein 2 isoform X1 has translation MGQQFSWEEAEAAGEMDVAELQEWYKKFVVECPSGTLFMHEFKRFFKVTGNEEATQYVEGMFRAFDKNGQDNTIDFLEYVAALNLVLRGTLEHKLKWTFKIYDKDRNGCIDRPELLDIVEAIYKLKKACRGEREAGQQGQLLTPEEVVDRIFLLVDTNGDGRRGRGGGPPVAPPLPGRVTWGDPSTSQLVSSSASWVCRERQETAKGVSSP, from the exons ATGGGGCAGCAGTTCAGCtgggaggaggcggaggcggcgggcGAGATGGACGTGGCGGAGCTCCAGGAGTGGTACAAGAAGTTCGTGGTGGAGTGCCCCAGCGGCACGCTCTTCATGCACGAGTTCAAGCGCTTCTTCAAGGTCACGGGCAATGAGGAGGCCACCCAGTATGTAGAGGGCATGTTTCGAGCCTTCGACAAGAACGGG CAGGACAACACCATCGACTTCCTGGAGTACGTGGCAGCCCTGAACCTGGTGCTGAGGGGCACCCTGGAGCACAAGCTGAAGTGGACCTTCAAGATCTATGACAAGGACCGCAACGGCTGCATCGACCGCCCGGAGCTGCTCGACATTGTAGAG GCGATTTACAAGCTGAAGAAAGCCTGCAGGGGGGAGCGGGAAGCCGGGCAGCAAGGCCAGCTGCTCACGCCCGAGGAGGTCGTGGACCGGATCTTCCTCCTGGTGGATACGAACGGAGacggtaggaggggcagagggggtggCCCACCCGTAGCGCCCCCACTTCCTGGCCGTGTGACCTGGGGAGACCCCTCCACCTCTCAACTGGTGTCCTCATCTGCGAGCTGGGTGTGCAGAGAACGCCAGGAAACAGCAAAGGGAGTCTCTAGCCCGTGA
- the GUCA1A gene encoding guanylyl cyclase-activating protein 1 → MGNVMEGKSVEELSSTECHQWYKKFMTECPSGQLTLYEFRQFFGLKNLSPATSQYVEQMFETFDFNKDGYIDFMEYVAALSLVLKGKVEQKLRWYFKLYDVDGNGCIDRDELLTIIRAIRAINPCSDSTMSAEEFTDTVFSRIDVNGDGELSLEEFMEGVQKDRMLLDTLTRSLDLTSIVRRLQNGEQDQEGAGGGAAEAAG, encoded by the exons ATGGGCAACGTGATGGAGGGTAAGTCGGTGGAAGAGCTGAGCAGCACCGAGTGCCACCAGTGGTACAAGAAGTTCATGACCGAGTGCCCCTCGGGCCAGCTCACCCTCTACGAGTTCCGCCAATTCTTCGGCCTCAAGAACCTGAGCCCGGCGACCAGCCAGTATGTGGAGCAGATGTTTGAGACCTTTGACTTCAACAAA GACGGCTACATCGACTTCATGGAGTACGTGGCGGCGCTCAGCCTGGTCCTCAAGGGGAAGGTGGAACAGAAGCTGCGCTGGTACTTCAAGCTCTACGACGTGGATGGCAACGGATGCATCGACCGCGACGAGCTGCTCACCATCATCCGG GCCATCCGAGCCATTAACCCCTGCAGCGACTCGACTATGAGTGCCGAGGAGTTCACCGACACGGTGTTCTCCAGGATCGATGTCAACGGGGACG GGGAGCTGTCCCTGGAGGAGTTCATGGAGGGCGTCCAGAAGGACCGGATGCTCCTGGACACGCTGACGCGGAGCCTGGACCTCACCAGCATCGTGCGCCGGCTCCAGAACGGGGAGCAGGACCAggagggggccgggggcggggcggctgaGGCGGCCGGCTGA
- the GUCA1B gene encoding guanylyl cyclase-activating protein 2 isoform X2 codes for MGQQFSWEEAEAAGEMDVAELQEWYKKFVVECPSGTLFMHEFKRFFKVTGNEEATQYVEGMFRAFDKNGDNTIDFLEYVAALNLVLRGTLEHKLKWTFKIYDKDRNGCIDRPELLDIVEAIYKLKKACRGEREAGQQGQLLTPEEVVDRIFLLVDTNGDGRRGRGGGPPVAPPLPGRVTWGDPSTSQLVSSSASWVCRERQETAKGVSSP; via the exons ATGGGGCAGCAGTTCAGCtgggaggaggcggaggcggcgggcGAGATGGACGTGGCGGAGCTCCAGGAGTGGTACAAGAAGTTCGTGGTGGAGTGCCCCAGCGGCACGCTCTTCATGCACGAGTTCAAGCGCTTCTTCAAGGTCACGGGCAATGAGGAGGCCACCCAGTATGTAGAGGGCATGTTTCGAGCCTTCGACAAGAACGGG GACAACACCATCGACTTCCTGGAGTACGTGGCAGCCCTGAACCTGGTGCTGAGGGGCACCCTGGAGCACAAGCTGAAGTGGACCTTCAAGATCTATGACAAGGACCGCAACGGCTGCATCGACCGCCCGGAGCTGCTCGACATTGTAGAG GCGATTTACAAGCTGAAGAAAGCCTGCAGGGGGGAGCGGGAAGCCGGGCAGCAAGGCCAGCTGCTCACGCCCGAGGAGGTCGTGGACCGGATCTTCCTCCTGGTGGATACGAACGGAGacggtaggaggggcagagggggtggCCCACCCGTAGCGCCCCCACTTCCTGGCCGTGTGACCTGGGGAGACCCCTCCACCTCTCAACTGGTGTCCTCATCTGCGAGCTGGGTGTGCAGAGAACGCCAGGAAACAGCAAAGGGAGTCTCTAGCCCGTGA
- the GUCA1B gene encoding guanylyl cyclase-activating protein 2 isoform X4, whose amino-acid sequence MGQQFSWEEAEAAGEMDVAELQEWYKKFVVECPSGTLFMHEFKRFFKVTGNEEATQYVEGMFRAFDKNGDNTIDFLEYVAALNLVLRGTLEHKLKWTFKIYDKDRNGCIDRPELLDIVEAIYKLKKACRGEREAGQQGQLLTPEEVVDRIFLLVDTNGDGQLSLNEFIEGARRDQWVMKMLQMDVNPGGWISQQRRRSAMF is encoded by the exons ATGGGGCAGCAGTTCAGCtgggaggaggcggaggcggcgggcGAGATGGACGTGGCGGAGCTCCAGGAGTGGTACAAGAAGTTCGTGGTGGAGTGCCCCAGCGGCACGCTCTTCATGCACGAGTTCAAGCGCTTCTTCAAGGTCACGGGCAATGAGGAGGCCACCCAGTATGTAGAGGGCATGTTTCGAGCCTTCGACAAGAACGGG GACAACACCATCGACTTCCTGGAGTACGTGGCAGCCCTGAACCTGGTGCTGAGGGGCACCCTGGAGCACAAGCTGAAGTGGACCTTCAAGATCTATGACAAGGACCGCAACGGCTGCATCGACCGCCCGGAGCTGCTCGACATTGTAGAG GCGATTTACAAGCTGAAGAAAGCCTGCAGGGGGGAGCGGGAAGCCGGGCAGCAAGGCCAGCTGCTCACGCCCGAGGAGGTCGTGGACCGGATCTTCCTCCTGGTGGATACGAACGGAGacg GTCAGCTGTCTCTGAATGAGTTCATCGAAGGTGCCCGCCGGGACCAGTGGGTGATGAAGATGCTGCAGATGGACGTGAACCCCGGCGGCTGGATCTCCCAGCAGAGGCGGAGAAGTGCCATGTTCTGA